A window of the Natronomonas salina genome harbors these coding sequences:
- the coaBC gene encoding bifunctional phosphopantothenoylcysteine decarboxylase/phosphopantothenate--cysteine ligase CoaBC: MLDGVNVALGVSGSIAAVKTVELAHELRRQGAEVRAVMTGAARGIVHPWSLEFATDRPAVTEITGSVEHVELCGYDGWADVLLLAPSTANTIGKVASAVDDTPVTTCATTALGADVPVVVAPAMHAPMYDHPGVLEAIETLESWGVDFVDPRLEEGKAKIATEEAIVVDVARAAGDRPLDGDHVVVTSGATSESIDPVRVISNRASGRTGRAVARACYARGADVTLVHDGPEVPYADVRPVESAAEMLEAVQSVADDADALVSAAAIGDYTVDAAPEKIRSGQDLTLDLEPTPKLIDEVRSEHLDLAIVGFKVESSGDDDAMVAQARETLERAGLAFVVANDASVMGEDTTRVLVVRPETVQKHRGSKSKIGGLLADELAAELRGNGDDDGD; the protein is encoded by the coding sequence ATGCTCGATGGCGTCAACGTCGCGCTGGGGGTCTCGGGGTCCATCGCGGCGGTGAAGACGGTGGAACTGGCCCACGAACTCCGGCGGCAGGGAGCCGAGGTCCGCGCGGTGATGACCGGCGCGGCCCGGGGGATCGTCCACCCCTGGTCGCTGGAGTTCGCGACCGACCGGCCCGCCGTGACCGAGATCACGGGATCGGTCGAGCACGTCGAGCTCTGCGGCTACGACGGCTGGGCCGACGTTCTGCTGCTGGCGCCGTCGACGGCCAACACCATCGGCAAGGTCGCGAGCGCGGTCGACGACACCCCGGTGACGACCTGCGCGACGACGGCCCTCGGCGCCGACGTCCCGGTCGTCGTCGCGCCCGCGATGCACGCGCCGATGTACGACCACCCGGGGGTGCTTGAGGCCATCGAGACCCTGGAGTCGTGGGGCGTCGACTTCGTCGACCCGCGGCTCGAGGAGGGGAAGGCGAAGATCGCGACCGAGGAGGCCATCGTCGTCGACGTGGCGCGGGCCGCCGGCGACCGGCCGCTCGACGGCGACCATGTCGTCGTCACCAGCGGCGCGACCAGCGAGTCCATCGACCCCGTCCGGGTCATCTCGAACCGCGCGTCGGGCCGGACCGGCCGGGCGGTCGCGAGGGCCTGCTACGCCCGCGGCGCCGACGTCACCCTGGTCCACGACGGCCCGGAGGTCCCCTACGCAGACGTCCGGCCCGTCGAGAGCGCCGCGGAGATGCTGGAGGCCGTCCAGTCGGTCGCCGACGACGCCGACGCGCTCGTCTCCGCCGCCGCCATCGGCGACTACACGGTCGACGCCGCCCCCGAGAAGATCCGCTCCGGGCAGGACCTGACGCTCGACCTCGAGCCGACGCCGAAGCTCATCGACGAGGTCCGCTCGGAGCACCTGGACCTCGCCATCGTCGGCTTCAAGGTCGAGTCCAGCGGCGACGACGACGCGATGGTCGCGCAGGCCCGGGAGACCCTCGAGCGGGCCGGTCTGGCGTTCGTCGTCGCCAACGACGCCAGCGTGATGGGCGAGGACACCACCCGCGTGCTGGTCGTCCGCCCCGAAACGGTCCAGAAGCACCGGGGCAGCAAGTCGAAGATCGGCGGCCTGCTCGCCGACGAACTGGCCGCGGAACTCCGCGGCAACGGCGACGACGACGGCGACTGA
- a CDS encoding FAD-dependent oxidoreductase gives MSDTETPRVVIVGGGPAGLMAGTFTARAGLDTVVVNTGEPILRRNAHLENVPAFPAGVNSRMFLDLLEEQAGRNGCLFEAGAVTDLEPTGEGFVLAVQTRTDDARDAESFELRADYVVAASWADTSYLEGIEGVGLTDRGSKTYVDIDDYGHAGVDGLYAAGRLAEKPHQTVVAAGHGAEVALTLIDESEVPFYHDWVAPEGYFTERGREVPPGCEEIDEQERLRRERESMQLMQEAFDEHHPDDPTMHPSVAEEREEE, from the coding sequence ATGAGCGACACCGAGACGCCGCGAGTCGTCATCGTCGGCGGCGGCCCCGCCGGACTGATGGCCGGGACCTTCACCGCCCGGGCCGGCCTCGACACCGTCGTCGTCAACACCGGCGAACCGATCCTCCGGCGGAACGCCCACCTCGAGAACGTCCCGGCGTTCCCCGCCGGCGTGAACTCCCGGATGTTCCTCGACCTGCTGGAGGAGCAGGCCGGCCGCAACGGCTGCCTCTTCGAGGCGGGCGCGGTGACCGACCTCGAGCCCACCGGCGAGGGGTTCGTCCTGGCGGTGCAGACGCGGACCGACGACGCACGCGACGCCGAGTCCTTCGAACTCCGCGCCGACTACGTCGTCGCCGCCTCGTGGGCCGACACGAGCTACCTGGAGGGCATCGAGGGCGTCGGTCTGACCGACCGCGGGTCGAAGACCTACGTGGACATCGACGACTACGGCCACGCCGGCGTCGACGGGCTCTACGCGGCCGGCCGGCTCGCCGAGAAACCCCACCAGACGGTCGTCGCAGCCGGTCACGGCGCCGAGGTTGCGCTGACCCTCATCGACGAGTCCGAAGTTCCGTTCTACCACGACTGGGTCGCCCCGGAAGGCTACTTCACCGAACGGGGCCGGGAGGTGCCGCCAGGCTGCGAGGAGATCGACGAGCAGGAGCGCCTGCGGCGCGAGCGCGAGTCGATGCAGCTCATGCAGGAGGCCTTCGACGAGCACCACCCCGACGACCCGACGATGCACCCCAGCGTGGCCGAGGAGCGCGAGGAGGAGTAG
- a CDS encoding ArsA family ATPase produces MTQYVLYGGKGGVGKTTCAAATALQYARDGHSTLVVSTDPAHSLSDVFDSRVEPEPTRIREDVDLWAVEVDPSDRIGQYRGQVSAALDELEDLGISLDEDDIDEVIEAGIAPGTDEAAAMDLFVDYMDDPRFDYIVFDTAPTGHTLRLLKLPDVMSSAMGKMITVRSQVSNLADSVKSFMGSGDDEEADGQEPEVEVDLEELQDRMERVGAALRDPERTEFRPVLIPETMAVLETERLLAELDTYDIPAGRAIINKVIEDPTPGCDLCQSQAESQQKRIAEARKKFDLPITLVPQLHGEVHGLEAVETVADRLEANA; encoded by the coding sequence GTGACGCAGTACGTACTCTACGGCGGCAAGGGCGGCGTCGGCAAGACCACCTGCGCGGCGGCGACGGCCCTGCAGTACGCCCGCGACGGCCACTCGACGCTGGTGGTCTCGACGGACCCGGCCCACTCGCTGTCGGACGTTTTCGACTCGCGGGTCGAACCGGAGCCGACGCGCATCCGGGAGGACGTCGACCTCTGGGCCGTCGAGGTCGACCCCTCGGACCGCATCGGCCAGTACCGCGGGCAGGTCAGCGCCGCGCTCGACGAACTGGAAGACCTCGGCATCTCGCTGGACGAGGACGACATCGACGAGGTCATCGAGGCCGGCATCGCGCCGGGCACCGACGAGGCCGCCGCGATGGACCTCTTCGTCGACTACATGGACGACCCGCGGTTCGACTACATCGTCTTCGACACCGCGCCGACGGGCCACACCCTGCGCCTGCTGAAGCTCCCCGACGTGATGAGTTCGGCGATGGGCAAGATGATCACCGTCCGCTCGCAGGTCTCGAACCTCGCGGACTCCGTGAAGAGCTTCATGGGCTCCGGCGACGACGAGGAGGCCGACGGCCAGGAGCCGGAGGTCGAGGTCGACCTGGAGGAGCTACAGGACCGGATGGAGCGGGTCGGCGCTGCGCTGCGGGACCCCGAACGGACCGAGTTCCGGCCGGTCCTCATCCCCGAGACGATGGCCGTCCTCGAGACCGAGCGGCTGCTCGCGGAGCTGGACACCTACGACATCCCGGCCGGCCGGGCGATCATCAACAAGGTCATCGAGGACCCGACGCCGGGCTGTGACCTCTGTCAGTCCCAGGCCGAGAGCCAGCAGAAGCGCATCGCGGAGGCCCGCAAGAAGTTCGACCTCCCGATCACGCTCGTCCCGCAGCTCCACGGCGAGGTCCACGGGCTGGAGGCCGTCGAGACCGTCGCCGACCGCCTCGAGGCCAACGCTTAG
- a CDS encoding SRPBCC family protein, whose translation MDSVEVTTDVFLPPAEVYDFLLEFEGYAKYSEHLAAVRQHGDGSPGTEYELDFAWWKLTYTARSEVTDVDRPRRIDWRVVKDVDAVGHWLVEQVDDDPARTRVTLCVKYSPESADDSMLDLPGFVSLDWVVDKVEPKVRAEAERVVRRIVADLEGEPRDVDLDIETT comes from the coding sequence GTGGACAGCGTAGAGGTCACCACCGACGTCTTCCTGCCGCCGGCGGAGGTCTACGACTTCCTCCTCGAGTTCGAGGGGTACGCGAAGTACTCCGAGCACCTCGCCGCCGTCAGGCAGCACGGCGACGGCTCGCCGGGGACCGAGTACGAACTGGACTTCGCGTGGTGGAAGCTCACCTACACCGCCCGCTCGGAGGTGACCGACGTCGACCGCCCGCGACGCATCGACTGGCGGGTCGTCAAGGACGTCGACGCCGTCGGCCACTGGCTCGTCGAGCAGGTCGACGACGACCCCGCGAGGACCCGGGTGACGCTCTGCGTCAAGTACAGCCCGGAGTCCGCGGACGACAGCATGCTCGACCTCCCGGGATTCGTCTCGCTGGACTGGGTCGTCGACAAGGTCGAACCCAAGGTCCGCGCCGAGGCCGAACGCGTCGTCCGCCGCATCGTCGCAGACCTGGAGGGCGAACCGCGGGACGTGGACCTCGACATCGAGACGACGTGA
- a CDS encoding halocyanin domain-containing protein translates to MSTNDVSRRRFLLAAGGATLAAGSQAAAAQEGNETGGGGNETGGNETGGGGNETGGGGGNETGGGNETGGGGNESDGGGGGGGGNEVPDFGSYLSDANGFSNDSVQDARGEDSVTISVGAGDGLAFDPAGVWVSPGTTITWEWTGEGGGHNVIANEGPAELDSGSPVDGEGETYEFEATEEAAGITTYKCNPHEGQGMKGGVAIGDDVETVQLESGSEGPAITIPGQALSLTTATFIAMGSTLGLGYFLMKFGGDYEQ, encoded by the coding sequence ATGAGTACGAACGACGTGAGTCGGCGGCGGTTCCTGTTGGCCGCTGGCGGTGCGACGCTGGCCGCGGGTAGCCAGGCGGCTGCCGCCCAGGAGGGCAACGAGACGGGCGGCGGCGGCAACGAGACGGGCGGGAACGAGACCGGTGGCGGTGGCAACGAAACCGGTGGCGGCGGTGGCAACGAGACGGGCGGCGGGAACGAGACGGGAGGCGGCGGCAACGAGTCCGACGGCGGCGGTGGCGGCGGTGGCGGCAACGAGGTTCCGGACTTCGGCTCGTACCTCAGCGACGCCAACGGGTTCAGCAATGACAGCGTCCAGGACGCGCGCGGTGAGGACTCCGTGACCATCTCGGTCGGCGCGGGCGACGGCCTGGCGTTCGACCCGGCGGGGGTCTGGGTCTCCCCCGGCACGACGATCACCTGGGAGTGGACCGGCGAGGGCGGCGGCCACAACGTGATCGCCAACGAGGGGCCCGCAGAACTGGACAGCGGCAGTCCGGTCGACGGCGAGGGCGAGACCTACGAGTTCGAGGCGACCGAGGAAGCCGCCGGCATCACGACCTACAAGTGCAACCCCCACGAAGGCCAGGGCATGAAGGGCGGGGTCGCCATCGGCGACGACGTCGAGACCGTCCAGCTCGAGAGCGGCTCCGAGGGGCCCGCCATCACCATTCCCGGCCAGGCGCTGTCGCTCACCACGGCGACCTTCATCGCGATGGGCTCGACGCTCGGGCTCGGCTACTTCCTGATGAAGTTCGGCGGCGACTACGAGCAGTAA
- a CDS encoding phosphoadenosine phosphosulfate reductase family protein, which produces MNEFPDYVDVDYSDGEGEDPEDYPNLEDKIEKAIEVVRTGLEEYENPAIMWTGGKDSTLTLYFVKEVAEQYGYDLPPAVFIDHYQHFDELLDFVDRWAEEWDMEVLFARNDDVGQYVEENDLDPGDDIPIDALSEHNQHHVRDILEYEEDEFPFLLDTYVGNHLLKTVALNNTLEEHDIDGIISGIRWDEQEARADETFFSPRHDPDIYPPHDRVQPILQFDEGDVWDAFWFYVVPETVEDFPDDGYVPQDYDDLPNDLTHEDIPVSPKYFAGFRSLGSEISTEKSDEEPAWLQDLENTTERAGRAQDKEDLMERLRDLGYM; this is translated from the coding sequence ATGAACGAATTCCCCGACTACGTCGACGTCGACTACAGCGACGGCGAAGGCGAGGACCCCGAGGACTACCCGAACCTCGAGGACAAGATCGAGAAGGCCATCGAGGTCGTCCGCACCGGTCTCGAGGAGTACGAGAACCCCGCCATCATGTGGACCGGGGGGAAGGACTCGACGCTCACCCTCTACTTCGTCAAGGAGGTCGCCGAGCAGTACGGCTACGACCTGCCGCCGGCGGTCTTCATCGACCACTACCAGCACTTCGACGAACTGCTCGACTTCGTGGACCGCTGGGCCGAGGAGTGGGACATGGAGGTCCTCTTCGCGCGCAACGACGACGTCGGCCAGTACGTCGAGGAGAACGACCTCGACCCCGGCGACGACATCCCCATCGACGCGCTCTCCGAGCACAACCAGCACCACGTCCGCGACATCCTCGAGTACGAGGAAGACGAGTTCCCGTTCCTGCTGGACACCTACGTCGGCAACCACCTCCTGAAGACCGTCGCGCTCAACAACACCCTGGAGGAGCACGACATCGACGGCATCATCTCCGGCATCCGCTGGGACGAGCAGGAGGCCCGCGCCGACGAGACGTTCTTCAGCCCGCGGCACGACCCCGACATCTACCCGCCGCACGACCGCGTCCAGCCCATCCTGCAGTTCGACGAGGGCGACGTCTGGGACGCCTTCTGGTTCTACGTCGTCCCCGAGACCGTCGAGGACTTCCCGGACGACGGCTACGTCCCGCAGGACTACGACGACCTGCCGAACGACCTCACCCACGAGGACATCCCGGTCTCGCCGAAGTACTTCGCCGGCTTCCGCTCGCTCGGCAGCGAGATCTCCACCGAGAAGAGCGACGAGGAGCCCGCGTGGCTGCAGGACCTCGAGAACACCACCGAACGCGCCGGCCGCGCCCAGGACAAGGAGGACCTCATGGAGCGCCTCCGCGACCTGGGCTACATGTAG
- a CDS encoding RDD family protein, translated as MPTAPQFATAGRRIAAYLVDFAVLGPPLLAGIASMDQEGERLRRGGALALLVANLYHVLFEGTTGRTPGKRALGIRVVGADGGPCSYRAATLRTLGRFVDFLPVAYLAAFGSMALTERRQRLGDLLGGTVVVCGGDGE; from the coding sequence ATGCCCACCGCACCCCAGTTCGCGACGGCCGGCCGACGCATCGCCGCCTACCTCGTCGACTTCGCGGTCCTGGGGCCGCCGCTCCTCGCCGGGATCGCGAGCATGGACCAGGAAGGTGAGCGCCTCCGCCGGGGTGGTGCACTCGCTCTCCTGGTCGCCAACCTCTACCACGTCCTCTTCGAGGGGACCACCGGCCGGACGCCGGGGAAGCGAGCCCTCGGGATCCGGGTCGTCGGTGCCGACGGCGGCCCCTGTTCGTACCGCGCGGCGACGCTCCGGACGCTCGGCCGGTTCGTCGACTTCCTGCCGGTCGCCTACCTGGCCGCGTTCGGGTCGATGGCGCTCACGGAGCGCCGCCAGCGGCTCGGCGACCTGCTCGGCGGGACCGTCGTGGTCTGCGGAGGTGACGGCGAGTGA
- a CDS encoding YqjF family protein, whose protein sequence is MSVPLAFEWRQMLFANWAVDPAAVAERIPDALSVQTYDDDAWLSVLPFVNGDTRLRGLPSSVGVDLPELNLRTYVTCDGEPGIYFFSLDMQSVPGLLGARLTHRLPYFYARMDVEERDGRVSFASHRLHPGDRPARFEATYGPVGDRFEAEPGSLVEFLTERRRLFTQGQDGAVRYTEVDHERWPLYEAECEVTENTLFEAGGFDHPGTEPTLYYSPGVSVTTTRSKRWDRR, encoded by the coding sequence GTGAGCGTCCCGCTGGCCTTCGAGTGGCGGCAGATGCTGTTCGCCAACTGGGCGGTCGACCCCGCGGCCGTAGCGGAGCGGATCCCCGACGCCCTCTCGGTGCAGACCTACGACGACGACGCCTGGCTGTCGGTCCTCCCGTTCGTCAACGGCGACACCCGCCTTCGGGGACTGCCGTCCTCGGTGGGCGTCGACCTGCCGGAGCTGAACCTCCGGACGTACGTCACCTGCGACGGCGAGCCGGGGATCTACTTCTTCAGCCTCGACATGCAGTCGGTTCCGGGGCTCCTCGGCGCCCGGCTGACCCACCGCCTCCCGTACTTCTACGCGCGCATGGACGTCGAGGAACGGGACGGCCGGGTGTCGTTCGCCAGCCACCGGCTCCACCCCGGCGACCGGCCCGCGCGCTTCGAGGCGACCTACGGGCCCGTCGGCGACCGCTTCGAGGCCGAGCCGGGGTCGCTCGTCGAGTTCCTTACCGAGCGCCGCCGCCTGTTCACCCAGGGTCAGGACGGCGCCGTCCGGTACACGGAGGTCGACCACGAGCGGTGGCCGCTGTACGAGGCCGAGTGCGAGGTGACCGAGAACACGCTCTTCGAGGCCGGCGGCTTCGACCACCCCGGGACGGAGCCGACGCTGTACTACAGTCCGGGCGTCTCGGTGACGACGACGCGGAGCAAGCGCTGGGACCGGCGGTGA
- a CDS encoding FAD-dependent oxidoreductase, with the protein MNSPSQREERPPESLWLATTPTTDYGPLADGLDVDVAVVGGGITGLTAAIRLKEAGRDVAVVEADRVVEGVTGYTTAKLTSQHGLVYDFLRTKFDREAARKYARANEAAIDAVESRVDDEGIDCDFERVPAYTYAESPDDVDELREEVEAAKDAGLPASFVESTDLPFDVPGAVRFDDQAQFHPRKYLLAVAEAVHGDGSYVFEETKALDVDPGEPCEVETERGDVTADDVVVASHFPFFDRNGYFARMHPKQAYLLAVEIDGEPPEGMYYSTGSPASTLRPHPVEGEDLLLVGGQGHKVGAADPPPSERYRRCEAFAREHFDVESVEYRWSTHDYYPVDRVPFVGRVGPTIEHVYVGTGFKGWGMTGGTAAGMILSDLILTGGNPWADVFDPLRVKPRASAKSFVEENTEVAGHFFGDRVESLLASDDLPSPGEGKITREDGRPYGVYRDDDGGVHAVSAVCPHMKCLVKWNDAERTWDCPCHGSRFDYDGEVISGPALEDLPTKEF; encoded by the coding sequence GTGAACTCTCCATCCCAGCGCGAGGAGCGTCCGCCGGAATCGCTGTGGCTGGCGACGACGCCGACGACCGACTACGGGCCGCTGGCGGACGGTCTGGACGTCGACGTCGCGGTGGTCGGCGGCGGCATCACCGGGCTCACGGCGGCGATCCGGCTGAAGGAGGCCGGCCGCGACGTCGCGGTCGTCGAGGCCGACCGCGTCGTCGAGGGGGTCACCGGCTACACGACGGCGAAGCTCACCTCTCAGCACGGCCTCGTCTACGACTTCCTGCGGACCAAGTTCGACCGCGAGGCGGCCCGGAAGTACGCCCGGGCGAACGAGGCGGCCATCGACGCCGTCGAGTCCCGCGTCGACGACGAGGGGATCGACTGCGACTTCGAGCGCGTCCCGGCCTACACCTACGCGGAGTCACCCGACGACGTCGACGAACTCCGCGAGGAGGTCGAGGCCGCGAAGGACGCCGGGCTGCCGGCGTCGTTCGTCGAGTCGACCGACCTCCCGTTCGACGTCCCCGGGGCCGTCCGGTTCGACGACCAGGCGCAGTTCCACCCCCGGAAGTACCTGCTCGCGGTGGCCGAGGCCGTCCACGGGGACGGGAGCTACGTCTTCGAGGAGACCAAGGCGCTCGACGTCGACCCCGGCGAGCCCTGCGAGGTCGAGACGGAGCGGGGCGACGTCACCGCCGACGACGTCGTCGTCGCCTCGCACTTCCCCTTCTTCGACCGGAACGGCTACTTCGCGCGGATGCACCCCAAGCAGGCCTACCTGCTGGCCGTCGAGATCGATGGCGAGCCGCCGGAGGGGATGTACTACAGCACCGGTTCGCCCGCCTCGACGCTCCGGCCGCACCCCGTCGAGGGCGAGGACCTGCTGCTCGTCGGCGGACAGGGACACAAGGTCGGCGCCGCCGACCCGCCACCGAGCGAACGGTACCGCCGCTGCGAGGCGTTCGCCCGCGAGCACTTCGACGTCGAGTCCGTCGAGTACCGCTGGTCGACCCACGACTACTACCCCGTCGACCGGGTGCCGTTCGTCGGCCGGGTCGGACCGACGATCGAGCACGTCTACGTTGGCACCGGGTTCAAGGGCTGGGGGATGACCGGCGGCACCGCCGCGGGGATGATCCTCTCGGATCTGATCCTCACCGGCGGGAACCCCTGGGCCGACGTCTTCGACCCGCTGCGGGTGAAGCCGCGCGCCTCCGCGAAGAGCTTCGTCGAGGAGAACACGGAGGTCGCCGGCCACTTCTTCGGCGACCGCGTGGAGTCGCTGCTGGCCTCCGACGACCTGCCGTCGCCGGGCGAGGGGAAGATCACCCGCGAGGACGGCCGCCCCTACGGCGTCTACCGCGACGACGACGGCGGGGTCCACGCCGTCTCCGCGGTCTGTCCGCACATGAAGTGCCTGGTCAAGTGGAACGACGCCGAACGGACCTGGGACTGCCCCTGTCACGGATCGCGGTTCGACTACGACGGCGAGGTCATCTCCGGCCCGGCGCTGGAGGACCTCCCCACGAAGGAGTTCTGA
- a CDS encoding ERCC4 domain-containing protein: MATTVDVRVDDREPVAVIDAVRKHDDVGEVTVERLDSDDVVVESMAVERKTLRDYVSGVMSRSGTDLEDQVERMTARYDHAYVLLEGDMGDLDRLDTGVSPEALRGSMASITARYGAPVVPCTDRRRLVDYAVRLGRKHLEDPSRRPLPVGSVPNRSAPTAKRMYACIEGIGPGLADALYEAYPTVAELVAADREELTAVEGIGETRARTILAALRDRPLE; the protein is encoded by the coding sequence ATGGCAACGACCGTCGACGTGCGTGTCGACGACCGGGAACCGGTGGCCGTCATCGACGCCGTCCGTAAGCACGACGACGTCGGCGAGGTCACCGTCGAGCGACTCGACTCCGACGACGTGGTCGTCGAGTCGATGGCCGTCGAGCGGAAGACCCTCCGGGACTACGTCTCCGGGGTGATGAGCCGCTCGGGGACCGACCTCGAGGACCAGGTCGAGCGGATGACCGCCCGCTACGACCACGCGTACGTCCTGCTGGAGGGCGACATGGGCGACCTCGACCGGCTGGACACCGGCGTCTCGCCGGAAGCCCTCCGCGGGTCGATGGCCTCCATCACCGCGCGGTACGGGGCACCGGTCGTCCCCTGTACCGACCGCCGGCGCCTGGTCGACTACGCGGTCCGCCTCGGCCGGAAGCACCTGGAGGACCCTTCCCGTCGCCCCCTGCCCGTCGGCTCGGTCCCGAACCGCAGCGCGCCGACGGCCAAGCGGATGTACGCCTGCATCGAGGGGATCGGTCCCGGGCTGGCCGACGCGCTCTACGAGGCCTACCCGACCGTCGCGGAGCTGGTGGCCGCCGACCGCGAGGAGCTGACCGCGGTGGAGGGAATCGGCGAGACGCGGGCGCGGACGATCCTCGCCGCCCTCCGGGACCGACCGCTGGAGTGA
- a CDS encoding metallophosphoesterase family protein — translation MLVLGDSHATTPDRREALLEAYRAVDPEAALHVGDIEYYDLPRPTWFVAGNNEDFDVIDALRAGERPDGVRNANLLASTAADVQGLRVAGLSGNYAPTRFEKPREELVGDRRRHFVRDEIGRAARLEDVDVFLTHEAPEGLIYYGYDAGCEYVTDLLSVLDPDLCLVGHHHVHREAEIAGVRTVSLSPVWQGYYTLDPETLELSYEDTPVDAEPPE, via the coding sequence ATGCTCGTCCTCGGCGACTCCCACGCCACCACGCCGGACCGCCGGGAGGCCCTGCTCGAGGCCTACCGCGCCGTCGATCCGGAGGCCGCCCTGCACGTCGGCGACATCGAGTACTACGACCTCCCCCGCCCGACGTGGTTCGTCGCCGGCAACAACGAGGACTTCGACGTGATCGACGCGCTCCGCGCGGGCGAGCGACCGGACGGCGTCCGGAACGCGAACCTCCTGGCGAGCACTGCCGCCGACGTCCAGGGGCTCCGCGTCGCCGGCCTCTCGGGGAACTACGCGCCGACCCGCTTCGAGAAGCCCCGCGAGGAGCTCGTCGGCGACCGGCGGCGGCACTTCGTCCGCGACGAGATCGGACGGGCCGCCCGGCTGGAGGACGTCGACGTCTTCCTCACACACGAGGCCCCCGAGGGGCTCATCTACTACGGGTACGACGCCGGCTGCGAGTACGTCACCGACCTGCTGTCGGTCCTCGACCCCGACCTCTGTCTGGTCGGACACCACCACGTCCACCGGGAGGCCGAGATCGCCGGCGTCAGGACCGTGTCCCTCTCGCCGGTATGGCAGGGCTACTATACGCTCGACCCGGAGACCCTGGAGCTATCGTACGAGGACACGCCAGTCGACGCCGAGCCACCCGAGTAG
- a CDS encoding DUF7110 family protein produces the protein MTSRVYRLHSTLELKLDDVHEFFDEYELPVEIEDVEVTRRNNTLIVSAVAAEDNISKYTPTAQLKASITENRLYETEDGWQETPPDPQDGAAGGGGDDDDGPQWSSFGEGGQVQEQEVEVNSKLVEYACFKGDRETVLQNTALQYPMFEVLCDLAKFADKGALTAIAAVDDELEATRIVDGEERSASIEVIDDPRERESENTVNWRDNKFISD, from the coding sequence ATGACCAGTCGTGTTTACAGACTTCATTCGACGCTGGAACTGAAACTTGACGACGTCCACGAGTTCTTCGACGAGTACGAGCTACCCGTCGAGATCGAGGACGTCGAGGTGACCAGGCGGAACAACACACTCATCGTGAGTGCCGTCGCCGCCGAGGACAACATCTCCAAGTACACGCCGACGGCGCAGCTGAAGGCGTCGATCACGGAGAACCGCCTCTACGAGACCGAGGACGGGTGGCAGGAGACGCCCCCGGACCCCCAGGACGGCGCCGCCGGCGGCGGCGGTGACGACGACGACGGCCCGCAGTGGAGCAGCTTCGGCGAGGGCGGGCAGGTGCAGGAACAGGAGGTCGAGGTCAACTCGAAGCTCGTCGAGTACGCCTGCTTCAAGGGCGACCGCGAGACCGTCCTCCAGAACACCGCACTGCAGTACCCGATGTTCGAGGTCCTCTGCGACCTCGCGAAGTTCGCCGACAAGGGCGCGCTGACGGCCATCGCGGCCGTCGACGACGAGCTGGAGGCGACGCGCATCGTCGACGGCGAGGAGCGTTCCGCCAGCATCGAGGTCATCGACGACCCCCGCGAGCGCGAGTCCGAGAACACCGTCAACTGGCGCGACAACAAGTTCATCTCGGACTGA
- a CDS encoding glutaredoxin family protein has protein sequence MSFDTEGLPQDEVDELVDETIADNEVVLFMKGAAMAPECGYSEAALNRIRRHRDDVECVDVLASIEEFRAALERHSGWTTIPQAYVDGEFVGGSDVLEELDEAGELSETLTV, from the coding sequence ATGTCGTTCGATACAGAGGGGTTACCCCAGGACGAGGTCGACGAACTGGTCGACGAGACCATCGCGGACAACGAGGTCGTCCTGTTCATGAAGGGGGCCGCCATGGCCCCGGAGTGCGGCTACTCCGAGGCGGCGCTGAACCGCATCCGGCGACACCGCGACGACGTGGAGTGCGTCGACGTGCTGGCGTCGATAGAGGAGTTCCGCGCCGCCCTGGAGCGGCACAGCGGCTGGACGACGATCCCGCAGGCGTACGTCGACGGCGAGTTCGTCGGCGGCAGCGACGTCCTCGAGGAGCTCGACGAGGCCGGCGAGTTGTCGGAGACCCTAACGGTCTGA